Within Sorangiineae bacterium MSr11367, the genomic segment CTCACAGCCCACATGGGTCTTTTTGCCGCGAAAGACGCCGCTCGCAGGACTCTCCGACGAGGCCCTCGAGCGCCGCGCCCGCATCGAGTCGACCACCGCGGAAGAGCGCATGCAGGCCGCGCCGACCCGGGTGCAAGGCGATGGCTGGGACATCGAGGACGGCGCCCGATGGGCTGACGCCAACACCCGCGACGTGCCCTGAGGTCAGTCGGCGGACGTCGTCGCGCGCATGCGACGCAAGAGCACGAGGCCCAAGGCGGAGAGTCCCACGGCAATCGGCGATGGCGAGCGGGGGGAATCATCGCCCGGGACGGAGCATCCGCCTCCTCCGGAGGACGATTCGGATACGCATGCGCCCGTGTAGCCGTGTCGCGGTGTCGGATCGCACGAGTCGGCTGGTAGCGGGCCAGCTGCGGTCACTCGGGTTTGGTCGGATTTGTACACGCCGCAGATGCCCGAGGTGTCGTCCGGCGACAGATCGCGCATGGTCATGGCCCGATATGAAGCAAACATGGTGGCATCCTCCGCGGAGGAATGTGCAAATCCGAGGACGTGCCCGGCTTCGTGCGTGGCAATGCTCGGCAGGTCCACCGCACCCGACGGCAGGGAGTCGGCGATCGAGAGCGGGCGGCGCTGGTAGGCGTTGATCTCCATGTCGGCGTCGAACATCTCGCCGGTGGTGGGGTC encodes:
- a CDS encoding matrixin family metalloprotease, with translation MELRNTLFALALAGATLGPISNAHGFCRTMTGREANDPPGTNRCAGWNEREQRACCPYGKPLYWKNACIGYSLQKDASRQVSLADAERVFTRAFETWTKTTCSSDAASRVSIQVSYLGPVACGTVGYDTDGPNQNVIVFRDSSWDHMDASNTLGLTTVRYDPTTGEMFDADMEINAYQRRPLSIADSLPSGAVDLPSIATHEAGHVLGFAHSSAEDATMFASYRAMTMRDLSPDDTSGICGVYKSDQTRVTAAGPLPADSCDPTPRHGYTGACVSESSSGGGGCSVPGDDSPRSPSPIAVGLSALGLVLLRRMRATTSAD